The DNA sequence TTACATGGTCAAGGATCCCGGCTGTAAAAATAAAAATTACCGACTCGAAACGCTCGACCAAATGATTTTGGATGAAATCAAAAAATTAAAGTATGACGCCTCGTATCTGACAAGGTTGACCACCAAACCCGAGCCGGATAACAAGATCCCGATCCTGCAAAATCGGATTGCTGAGATCGAGAAACAAATATCCCGGATAATGGACCTATACCAGTTAGGCAATTCGGCTTTTGATCAGGTCAAGGATCGGATCCAAACCCTCGCCGATGAAAAGGACAAGTTGATCCAAGAAATCGAGGGGGATGAGAAACAAAAACGGCCCTTGTCCGTGGATGAAACCGTGAGCCTCCTTGATGGCGCGCTCGAGGTGATCGCCAACGGGGCGCTGGACGAGAAACGGGTCCTCGTGACATCGTTGATTAATAAAATCGTGATAGATGGCGAGGACATAACGATCCATTGGGCTTTTGTGTAGGTCAGATTCGTATGTATTGTGAACCGGTCATTTCATTCACTTCTGCCTGCAGAAACAGCGGTTCTTCAATCTCGACCGGATCCTCCATCGTAATAGCACGCGTTTTTTTATTAGAGAAGGCAGAAGGAGAAAACCTTGTTATTTCAACTGTTTAACTAGGTTGGTGTTGGATAACTCCGGATGAGATAAGAATAAAAGGGGCATAATAAGCCCCTTTTTTGCCCCTTTTCTATACAAAAAAAGCCCCCACCCGATTAAGAGTGAGGGTTTTTTGCTTCTATTTCCGTCTTCCGGAAAGCTGAAACGTTCGCTTTTTAACCAACTTATTCGTCTGGCCAAAAAATATAGTTCGGATTATGCGTATTGTTTTGTAATTTTCGCGCCCTTCGATTCGTCATATCGGATAGCCACGCGCCCGACGCCACCTTCCAGATCCACCACAATCAGCCCCTGACCTTTGTCACCTAAAACCAAACAAGAGCATGCCTGCTCAACTGCGATGACATTACCGGCTTTGTACGGCCCATTTTCCGGGTATGTAATCCACGTTTGTCCGGCAGGAAGATGCAGCGTAGAAGAAACAACGATAGGCTCCTTTGTAACAGCCCGCTTATCAATCCAGCCCAGGCTCGTATTGATGTACTCACCACCGCCGCTTTCTTCAATCACCGGAATATTCTGGCCAATAAATGCATCCGTTGTGCCCCAATTCGTGAAGCCTGGTTCGCCCCATGGCCGGGAATCGATCGAATAGCCGCCAGTCTTAATAATCACGTTGTAGCTCACTGATTTGCGCGCTGGAACGTCAATCAGAGCGCGCTTGTCAATCCATCCTACTTTGACGCCATTCGCGTACTCTCCGCTGCCGTTCTCTTCGTAAACTGAGATTGTATTGCCGATTATGTCATCTGTTTTACCCCAATGTACTAGCCCTGGCTCGCCCCATGGATTGGAATCGATCGAATAGCCGGGATAAGCGACCATCTTGTTATAATTCACAGGGACCCGCATCGGTGAAATTGGATCAGATGCTGCAGCTGCAACTTGCCCCAACCTTGCGCGGAATGCATCCATCTGCCCTTTGGTGTACCCGGGGCAAGCTGAATTGTTGTATACTTCCCAATGCCCTTTGACCTTGCTTGCCGGGATATTAAGATCACCCATTATTTTCCGTGTCAGCCATTCCCTGGCATCGATTTGCGCTTGCGAGTAATCCGTTCCGCTACCGGCCTCCACGCTGATATGCACGCAGTAGCCATTGTTGTTGAACACGCCCCATGTGATACGTTCGTAATCGTAGTTTTGCCAGATGTTCCCATCGGCATCGATATAAAAGTGATAGCCGCCGCGGTCCCATCCGAGAGTGTTCTTCCAGTATTCCTCATGCCCGGTAATGAACTTGCGTACGGATCTAGCAACAGCCGAATAGTGCCATACGATGGTTGTGATTGCCGATCGGTTGCGATCTTTACTTTGGCCACCCAGTGCTGAAGCGCGTCTGTCGTTGATTACATAACCCATTATTTTTCCTCCTTGTCTTCGTCTCTCAACTGCAGAAGCGCATCCCTCAATTGATCAGGTACCGTGATAAACATCGCTGCATTTTCCAAAAGAGAAATGCCTTCATTGGAAATAAAGAACAAAATAACAATTTCACGGAGCGGTACCGCATCCCCGATCAGGCGTTGGAGAAAGTTAGCCACCACGATCATCACCAGAATCATCATCTTTTTAACAAGTCCTTCAAATCCGATCTCCGATGACAATTTTTTCGTTTTCCACGCTTTGGCCAAACCTGTAAGATAATCCAAAATAATAAAACCGACCAACGTCCATAACAGCACATCCCAACCCCCTACCAACCATGCTAGACTTCCACCAACAATCCCGAACGCAATCGATATGTCATTAAAATATTTCATTCAATTCACTCCATTCCTATAATAAAAGGCCGCCCAGATGGGCAGCCCGCCGTTTTATTCTTGTTCGAGTAAAACTAATACCGCATCTCGCCAAACCATTGGCACGTCATCGATTGTTTTGAGTCCTTTTGTGATCAGATTGTAATATAGTTTCGCCATGCTCATACACCCCCCATTAACGCTTCAGCAAGTTCTGCGATTGCCATTTCCGTCTCCGTCTTGTCGATCTCCCGTTGTGCATCCAGTTCTGCAATAGCCAACATCAAGCCATCAGCTTCGGACGGCTCCACGGGTGCGACGGCATCCAGTGATGTTGGGTCTTCGAACAACAAATCGAAATACTCTTCGATTATTTCACGCGGTAAAGTTGTGTTGATAGACACTTCGTCATAAACGAATGTCTCGTTTCCTTCGCCATCCACTTCGTCAGGCAATCTCTTACGCAAAAATACATCTACCGTGCCATTTGGAAGCGGGTAGTAATCCACCTCATTTTTTAAATCAGCGCTATAAGATAGCATGCTGCAACCTCTCTTCCCTTGCCTGTCGGCCTATTATTCTTTTGCATTCTTTTACCAGGTAGCCCACTTTGAGTTTGGCGCGAACGGTGTATGTGTTTGTATGTTTATACCAGCCATACGCTGATACAACGCGACGCGCATGATCTACACTGATTGGCAGCCTTTTCTTCCTTCTCTTTTGCGCACGCAAAAACTGGCGGCGCGTTTTAATAAATATTTTAGCCCGAATCGTGGTTCTTGACTTACGGAAAACAAACCCCATCATGTCAATGGGTTCGCCATCCGAAAATTTCGAAATCTTCCAATCGGGCTTTACGGTCAGCTGCAAAAATTGATTGATGTAAACAATCAGCATCCGCATCCCTTTTCGCAAATCCTTTTTCGATGTTCCAGTCAACAGAAAATCATCCATGTAGAACAATACGTGGTTGACCAGGCGCACCTGTTTGTTTCCGTTGCGTTTCGATTTCCTGACCTTAAACAGCTGTTCAGAAGCATAGTGATACGCATAGGATAGGTAATAGTTGCATAAATACTGAGACAAATACGATCCGATGGAAAGTCCTCCCTTGAACATGTCTAATAGCGAGAACGCAAAGCGGTTGATCTTTTTGTTTTTGATGTCCCGCTGCAGCAATTCTTTCAGACGCGCGATCGGGATGGACGGGAAACATTTTTGAATGTCGCCTTTTACGAAGTAACGGATATCGCCCCTCCAGCTCTCGATGCGCTTTTTCCCGTAACTTTGCCCCCTTCCGGGTAAAGAAGCGCATTGAAAAATGCCGATCTTGGCA is a window from the uncultured Trichococcus sp. genome containing:
- a CDS encoding CD1375 family protein gives rise to the protein MAKLYYNLITKGLKTIDDVPMVWRDAVLVLLEQE
- a CDS encoding N-acetylmuramoyl-L-alanine amidase; this translates as MGYVINDRRASALGGQSKDRNRSAITTIVWHYSAVARSVRKFITGHEEYWKNTLGWDRGGYHFYIDADGNIWQNYDYERITWGVFNNNGYCVHISVEAGSGTDYSQAQIDAREWLTRKIMGDLNIPASKVKGHWEVYNNSACPGYTKGQMDAFRARLGQVAAAASDPISPMRVPVNYNKMVAYPGYSIDSNPWGEPGLVHWGKTDDIIGNTISVYEENGSGEYANGVKVGWIDKRALIDVPARKSVSYNVIIKTGGYSIDSRPWGEPGFTNWGTTDAFIGQNIPVIEESGGGEYINTSLGWIDKRAVTKEPIVVSSTLHLPAGQTWITYPENGPYKAGNVIAVEQACSCLVLGDKGQGLIVVDLEGGVGRVAIRYDESKGAKITKQYA
- a CDS encoding reverse transcriptase domain-containing protein: MWLVENRTSFRYQKVINTERVIIIKRYCQNADFTNLAFIEMCCYEYLDEKWERNDVSNMFSAYMRIPVKFIKEMEKEELMPAIPKIAVDIKRRIDSGDLNLRPIKYFQKVDGMNGKVRTLGIEEPIHQIMNYVCVNAMKPMFDAKIGIFQCASLPGRGQSYGKKRIESWRGDIRYFVKGDIQKCFPSIPIARLKELLQRDIKNKKINRFAFSLLDMFKGGLSIGSYLSQYLCNYYLSYAYHYASEQLFKVRKSKRNGNKQVRLVNHVLFYMDDFLLTGTSKKDLRKGMRMLIVYINQFLQLTVKPDWKISKFSDGEPIDMMGFVFRKSRTTIRAKIFIKTRRQFLRAQKRRKKRLPISVDHARRVVSAYGWYKHTNTYTVRAKLKVGYLVKECKRIIGRQAREERLQHAIL
- a CDS encoding phage holin family protein; translation: MKYFNDISIAFGIVGGSLAWLVGGWDVLLWTLVGFIILDYLTGLAKAWKTKKLSSEIGFEGLVKKMMILVMIVVANFLQRLIGDAVPLREIVILFFISNEGISLLENAAMFITVPDQLRDALLQLRDEDKEEK